GGCCGGTTACAGCCGTCCCACAGCCGCACATCAATGGGGCCACAGTTCCTGCCCCTCGCAGGAACTGTGGCCCCGGTCCCGGCCCCAGTCCGAGTCGGTGGTGGTCAGTCGGTCAGATGCTGATCGAGGCGGTGACCACGGTCGGGGTGACGGGCGCGACGGCATCCGCTGTCCTGTCGGGACGCAGCGCCCGCACGAAGTCGCGCAGGAATAGCAGGGCGATCACGGCGGAGGGGATGCCGATGGCCAGGATCCGCACGATCGGCATGGAGAGGCCGATGAACACCCAACCGAGGATCGGAACCCAGCCGACAGCGCGGGGCTGAGTCGCCGAGGTGAGGGTGAAGGTCCACGGGTCCGCGCTCGCGTTGGCATCGCCCTTGGTGTGGAACACCCGGGCTCCGCCGGTCGAGTCGTCTGCGGTGATCGACAGGATGCGGTGAGTCACCAGTTCGGTCACGCCCGAGTCCTGCGGGGGCAGGTAGGTGATGATGTCGCCGACCTTCAGATCGGCGACCGGCACCTCGCGCTCGAAGACGAGGCTTCCGCGCTCGAAGGTGCCGGACATCGAACCGCCGGTGATGACGTAGCGGTCCATGCCGAGCAGGCCGGGGACGAGCATGAGCGCCACGATCGCCGTAGCGATGACGGCCACGATCGTGACCAGGGTGCTGCCGATTCTGCGTGTCGTGCGCGTGGTGCTCATGCTCGTCTCCTCTCCGGTCTCGGGTGACCGGGCTCAGCGTGCCGGGGGTGCGTCAGGTCGGAATATCGCTCCGGCTCACTGACCGATGGTGTCCGGCGCGGTCTGCGTGGAGTTCCAGGTGTACTTCGCGGTGGCGTTCTTGCCCTGCTCGACGTTCGCCGCCGACTGGGCGAGCGTGGTGCTGAACGTGTAGACGCGGGCCTCGCCGGCGGAGAAGCTGCCGAGGCTGAGCGGGCCGGCGGCGGTCAGGTCGCCGAAGGTGCCCGACCAGACAGGGGTGGGCTGCCCGGCGCGGGTGATCACGAGCGAGAGGTTCGACTTGGTGACGAAGCCGTTCGCCGCGTCCTCGGTCAGGGCGAAGTCCGCGGGAAGGGTGCCGGAGTTCGTGATGGTCACGGTGCCGTTCAGGGTGTCGCCCGGCTTGAGGTTCGCGGCGTTGAAGATCGCGGTGCCCGACTTCGAGTTGCTCTGCGTCAGGGTGCCGGTGCTGAACGCGTTCGCCGCGTTGACCGAGTTGGCGACGAAGTCGGCGCCGGAGCCGACGGTGATGGCTGCGGCGACCAGCAGGCCCGCGAGCGGCACGATGAGACGCTTGCGCGAGCGGGTGGGGGTCTGTGCGGCGATGTTCTCGTTCATGGTTCCTTCTCGGGGATGAGGTCTTGTGGGGAGTGCCCCTGGAGAAGAAGCTATTCAGGCGCGGGCCACGGCCGACCCACGGCCGGGCAACACGATGGCCATGCTTCGGCCACAGCTCCACGCGCGGGCAACAGCACCGATACGCTGAAGGCGTGCTTCTCAGCGACCGCGACATCAAGGCAGAAATCGCATCGGGCCGGATCGGGCTCAGCCCGTTCGACGGCGAGATGGTGCAGCCCTCGAGCGTCGACGTGCGGCTGGACCGGTACTTCCGACTGTTCGACAACCACAAGTACCCCTTCATCGACCCGTCCGTGGAGCAGCCCGAGCTGACCCGGCTGATCGAGGTGGACCCCGAAGAGCCGTTCATCCTGCACCCCGGGGAGTTCGCACTCGGGGCGACGTTCGAACGGGTGACGCTGCCCGATGACGTCGCCGCGCGACTGGAGGGCAAGTCCTCCTTGGGGCGCCTGGGCCTGATCACGCACTCCACCGCAGGGTTCGTCGACCCCGGATTCAGCGGACACGTCACCCTGGAGCTCGCGAACGTCGCGACCCTGCCGATCAAGCTCTGGCCGGGCATGAAGATCGGCCAGTTCTGCTTCTTCCGTCTGACCTCGCCGACCGAGAACGCCTACGGCACCGGCCCCTATGGCAACCGCTACCAGGGGCAGCGGGGACCCACGGCATCCCGCTCCTTCCAGAACTTCCACCGCACCGACGTGGGCACGACCGACGCAGGATCCATCGGAGGATGACATGGCCGACTCCAACCCGGATGCCGAGAACCCGGACGCGGTGACGCCCGAGGGCGTTCCGGATGCGGTTCCCGATTCGTCGAACCCGGCTGCGGTTCCCGACCTCGACATCCCGGCTGTCGACCTACCCGAACTCGCTGAGCCGGCCTCGGCCGTTCCCGAACCGGTCATCCCAGAACCCCAGATTCCGGATGCCGCGATCCCCAGCTCGCTGCTGGCGGAGCCCGTCATCCCACCCGCCCCGGTGGACGCGCGCGTGACGCGGGCGGACGGGCGTTCGACGTGGACCTCGGAGAGCGACGCGCCCGCCGCCGTCCGCCCCCGCGCGCGTGCCCGACTGGCTGCAGCCGCCCAGGCGGCGCGTGCAGCCGAGACGCCGGTGGTCCCGGAGCCGTCGCTCGCCCCGGAGGACGTCGTTCCGCCGTCGTCGGGTGCGTCATCCGGCGGCTATCGCGGGCTGACCGTGGTGATCTTCGCGATCCTGTTCGCGCTGCTGATCGGCGCGATCGTACTGATCGTCGTGCTGCTCAGCGGCGGCATCTCGCCCTTCCCGGCAGCCCTGGCATCCGTGGTCGGGCACGCTCTGGCGGTTGCGCCGCCGGTCTGACCGGCGGTCCCGCAGCGCGCCCCCAGGATAGGCTCAGACGCTCCAGCCAAGATCTGAGCATGCACTCAGACTTCGCAGACCTCGGCTTCACCGACGAGACGCGCACTCAGGCGCTTCCCGTTCGCGGCGGGACTGCGAGGCCTCCCCGCAAGCAGCGCGACAAGGTGAAGGTCGCCTTTCTCATCATCCTCGGCATCGTCGTGGCCGCTCTGATCGCGGGCGGCATCTACGTGTGGACGCTCTTCAACTCGTTCAGTCAGGTGACGGTGATCGACGACGCCTTCCCTGACGATGCGGGTCGTCCCGTCGCGGTCGCCGAGGCGCAGACCTTCCTCCTGCTCGGATCGGATTCCCGTGCGAGCGGAGAGGCCACGATCCGAGGGCGCTCCGACACGATCATGGTCGCCCACATCCCCGCCGATCACAGCACGGTGCAGGTCATGTCGATCATGCGCGACAACTGGGTCCCGATCCCCGGCCACGGCGAGACGAAGATCAACGCGGCCACGGCCTTCGGCGGCATCCCGCTGATGGTCCAGACCGTCGAGGGCATTCTCGACACCCGCATCGACCACGTCGCCATCATCGACTTCGAGAGCTTCAAGGGTCTGACGACGGCGGTCGGCGGCGTGACGGTCGACAACTCGACGGCGTTCAAGGCGGGGTCGGGCGAGCACTTCGCGGCGGGGGAGATCACGCTGGAGGGGGCGGATGCTCTGGCCTTCGTCCGCGAGCGCAAGGCGTTCTCGAAGGGCGACTACCAGCGCGCGGCCAACCAGCAGCTGCTGGTGAAGGGGCTCATCTCGAAGATCCTCAGCGCCGAGACGCTTGCCAACCCGGGTCGCGTGAGTGCGCTCGTCGATCAGGTCTCGCCCTTCCTGTCGACGGATGAGGGACTCGACGCCGGGTATCTCGCGGGACTGGCCGTGACGATGAGGGACATCCGCGCCGCCGACGTGCGCTTCTTCACGTCGCCGACACTCGGCACGGGAACCATCAAGGGGCAGTCGATCGTGAAGCCCGACTGGGACGGCCTCGCCACGATCAGCCAGGCCATCAAGGACGGAACCCTCGACCAGTACGAGCCGACGGGCAAGTAGCCGGACGAACGGTCGGATGCCGCGGACGCACGGTCGGGTGCGGCATCCGCTCTTCCTCGAGGCTGGAAGCATGACCTCAACCGCCCCAGTGCCGACTTCGATCGCCTCTCCCCGACGCATGCCCTACGGTGCGCTGCTGGCGATGATGGCGATGAGCTTTCTGCTCGTCAGCGCCGAGTTCCTGCCCAACGGCGTGCTCACCGAGATCTCCACGGAGCTGGGCGTCACGCCCGGTCAGGCGGGCCAGCTGGTCACCGTGACCGCGCTCGCCGGACTGCTCGTCGCGCCGACCGTCGGGCTCGCGCTTCCGCGGCTGGATCGCCGCACGCTGCTGGTGTGGATGGCGGTGCTCGCGGCCGTGTCGAACCTGGTCGTCGCGATCGCGCCCAGCCTGCCGCTGATGCTGCTGGCACGGGTGCTGCTGGGAGCGGCGCTGTCGGGCTTCTGGACCATGTCGATCACGGTGGCCGCGCGCATCGCGGGGCCGGAGCGGCTGGGGCGTGCGGTGATGTTCACCTCTGCCGGGACGTCGCTCGCGACCGTCGCCGGAGTGCCCGTGGGCGTCATGCTCAGCCAGGTGCTCGATTGGCGGGGCGTGTTCGGCATCGCCGCGGCGGCCACCGCACTGCTCGCGATCGCGCTGCGCGCCCTGCTCCCGTCCGTGCCGGCCGAGAACGTCGCGCGCCTGTCGGTGCTGGTGGAGACGCTGCGTCGGCCGGGCATCGGCCTCGGGTTCGTCGGCCATGTGCTGGTGATCTTCGGGCACGCGCTCGCGTACACCTACATCCGTCTGGCACTGGACCGCGTGCAGGTGGGCGGCGTCGCGATCGACGAGGGCACGGTCGTGCTGCTGCTGGCCGTGTTCGGCATCGGCGGCTTCATCGGCAATCTCGTGATCGGCGCCGCCATCGACCGCACCTACCGGCTGCTCGCGGTGATCACGCCGCTGGTCATCGCCGTCGCGCTGATGGTCGTCATCCTCGGCGCGGGTTCGCTGTGGACCGTCGGCGCCGTCTCCTT
Above is a genomic segment from Microbacterium sp. W4I4 containing:
- a CDS encoding signal peptidase I — encoded protein: MSTTRTTRRIGSTLVTIVAVIATAIVALMLVPGLLGMDRYVITGGSMSGTFERGSLVFEREVPVADLKVGDIITYLPPQDSGVTELVTHRILSITADDSTGGARVFHTKGDANASADPWTFTLTSATQPRAVGWVPILGWVFIGLSMPIVRILAIGIPSAVIALLFLRDFVRALRPDRTADAVAPVTPTVVTASISI
- a CDS encoding TasA family protein — translated: MNENIAAQTPTRSRKRLIVPLAGLLVAAAITVGSGADFVANSVNAANAFSTGTLTQSNSKSGTAIFNAANLKPGDTLNGTVTITNSGTLPADFALTEDAANGFVTKSNLSLVITRAGQPTPVWSGTFGDLTAAGPLSLGSFSAGEARVYTFSTTLAQSAANVEQGKNATAKYTWNSTQTAPDTIGQ
- the dcd gene encoding dCTP deaminase, whose translation is MLLSDRDIKAEIASGRIGLSPFDGEMVQPSSVDVRLDRYFRLFDNHKYPFIDPSVEQPELTRLIEVDPEEPFILHPGEFALGATFERVTLPDDVAARLEGKSSLGRLGLITHSTAGFVDPGFSGHVTLELANVATLPIKLWPGMKIGQFCFFRLTSPTENAYGTGPYGNRYQGQRGPTASRSFQNFHRTDVGTTDAGSIGG
- a CDS encoding LCP family protein, with the protein product MHSDFADLGFTDETRTQALPVRGGTARPPRKQRDKVKVAFLIILGIVVAALIAGGIYVWTLFNSFSQVTVIDDAFPDDAGRPVAVAEAQTFLLLGSDSRASGEATIRGRSDTIMVAHIPADHSTVQVMSIMRDNWVPIPGHGETKINAATAFGGIPLMVQTVEGILDTRIDHVAIIDFESFKGLTTAVGGVTVDNSTAFKAGSGEHFAAGEITLEGADALAFVRERKAFSKGDYQRAANQQLLVKGLISKILSAETLANPGRVSALVDQVSPFLSTDEGLDAGYLAGLAVTMRDIRAADVRFFTSPTLGTGTIKGQSIVKPDWDGLATISQAIKDGTLDQYEPTGK
- a CDS encoding MFS transporter, yielding MTSTAPVPTSIASPRRMPYGALLAMMAMSFLLVSAEFLPNGVLTEISTELGVTPGQAGQLVTVTALAGLLVAPTVGLALPRLDRRTLLVWMAVLAAVSNLVVAIAPSLPLMLLARVLLGAALSGFWTMSITVAARIAGPERLGRAVMFTSAGTSLATVAGVPVGVMLSQVLDWRGVFGIAAAATALLAIALRALLPSVPAENVARLSVLVETLRRPGIGLGFVGHVLVIFGHALAYTYIRLALDRVQVGGVAIDEGTVVLLLAVFGIGGFIGNLVIGAAIDRTYRLLAVITPLVIAVALMVVILGAGSLWTVGAVSFVWGFFFASWLLIVNTWVGHRMPDRLEAGGGLVVVGFQAAIMLAAGAGGMLVDGIGIELAYTTGAVTLAVGAVLFGLSDRRGR